A genomic window from Punica granatum isolate Tunisia-2019 chromosome 2, ASM765513v2, whole genome shotgun sequence includes:
- the LOC116196241 gene encoding eukaryotic translation initiation factor 3 subunit A-like, translating to MSSFVKPENALKRAEELINVGQKQDALQALHDIITSKRSRAWQKTLERIMFKYIELCVDMRRGRFAKDGLIQYRIVCQQVNVTSLEEVIKHFMHLSTEKAEQARSQAEALEEALDVDDLEADKRPEDLMLSYVSGEKGKDRSDRELVTPWFKFLWETYRTVLEILRNNSKLEALYAMTAHRAFQFCKQYKRTTEFRRLCEIIRNHLANLNKYRDQRDRPDLSAPESLQLYLDTRFEQLKVATELEMWQEAFRSVEDIYGLMCMVKKTPKASLMVVYYAKLTEIFRISSSHLYHAYAWLKLFNIQKNFNKNLSQKDLQLIASSVVLAALSVVPYDHSHRASHLELENEKERNLRMADLIGFNVDPKVESRETLSRSSLLAELVAKGVLNCATQEVKDLYHLLEHEFLPLDLAMKVQPLLTKISKLGGRLASASSIPEVQLSQYVPALEKIATLRVLQQVSQVYRTMKIESLAQLIPFFNLLVVEKISVDAVKHKFLALKIDHAKGVVLFGDKGLDSDVLRDHLAVLAENLNRVRAMIDPPRKKGSKLGDILPSLAETVDREHKRLLARKSIIEKRKEEHERQLLEMEREEESRRLKMQKITEEAEQKRLASEYEQRKNQRILREIEERELQEAQALLQEAVKGKRKGKKPILEGEKVTKQSVMELARTEQLRERQEMEKKLQKLVKTMDYLERAKREESTPLIEAAFKEHLVKEQELHEREQQQEIELSRQRHDGDLKEKNRLARMAENKVIFQERVMKRRQVDYDRLRAQREEQIRQELQARKQEREILRKRKFFLIEEQKRREREAREAEARRIEEEERRKKEEAERKAKLDEIAEKQRQRERELEEKARLEKEAVLGRTAEPTRPFEPPVGARPVEPPAAAAAAAPAPGKYVPKFRRGSGESTAPPPEPDRWGGGRQDDRAPPDGDRWRSGDDHRTSFGGSSSRSSWSSSRIPPRGER from the exons ATGTCTTCGTTTGTGAAACCTGAGAACGCATTGAAGCGAGCTGAAG AATTGATAAATGTTGGGCAAAAGCAAGATGCTTTGCAAGCACTTCATGATATTATCACCTCAAAGAGGTCCCGAGCATGGCAGAAGACCCTCGAGCGGATCATGTTCAAGTACATCGAGCTTTGTGTTGACATGAGAAGAGGGAGGTTTGCCAAGGATGGCCTCATCCAATACCGGATTGTGTGCCAGCAAGTAAATGTTACCTCTCTCGAAGAAGTCATTAAGCATTTCATGCATCTCTCGACCGAGAAAGCAGAGCAGGCTCGCAGTCAGGCTGAGGCTTTGGAAGAAGCTCTCGACGTTGATGACCTCGAGGCAGATAAACGACCAGAGGATCTGATGCTGAGTTATGTTAGcggagaaaaaggaaaagatcgTTCTGATCGGGAGTTGGTTACACCTTGGTTCAAGTTTCTGTGGGAAACTTATAGAACAGTGCTTGAGATATTGAGGAACAACTCCAAGTTGGAAGCTCTCTATGCG ATGACCGCACATCGAGCATTTCAATTCTGCAAGCAGTACAAACGGACAACCGAGTTCCGTAGGCTGTGTGAAATTATTAGAAATCATTTGGCTAATCTAAACAAGTACCGCGATCAAAGGGACCGACCTGACTTATCTGCTCCAGAGAGTCTGCAGCTTTATCTTGATACAAGATTTGAGCAGTTGAAGGTTGCTACTGAACTTGAAATGTGGCAG GAAGCTTTTCGTTCTGTTGAGGATATCTATGGTTTAATGTGCATGGTTAAGAAGACGCCCAAGGCATCCCTTATGGTGGTTTATTATGCAAAGTTGACTGAGATTTTCCGAATCTCATCCAGCCATCTTTATCATGCTTATGCCTGGTTGAAGCTCTttaatattcagaaaaattttaataagaaCTTGAGCCAAAAAGACCTGCAATTGATTGCGTCATCTGTTGTTTTGGCTGCACTTTCTGTGGTCCCTTACGATCATTCTCATAGAGCATCACACTTAGAACTTGAAAATGAGAAAGAGCGTAACCTCAGGATGGCGGACCTTATTGGGTTCAATGTGGACCCCAAAGTGGAGAGTAGAGAAACG CTTTCACGGTCATCTCTCCTTGCTGAACTG GTTGCAAAAGGTGTACTTAACTGTGCAACTCAGGAAGTGAAAGATCTTTACCATCTTCTGGAACATGAGTTCTTGCCTTTGGATCTTGCCATGAAGGTTCAGCCCTTACTGACCAAGATCTCTAAACTTGGGGGTAGGCTTGCGTCAGCTTCTTCTATCCCTGAGGTGCAGTTGTCCCAATATGTTCCTGCCTTGGAAAAAATTGCCACCTTGAGGGTGCTTCAGCAG GTGTCTCAGGTTTATCGGACAATGAAAATTGAGAGTTTGGCACAGCTTATCCCATTTTTCAATCTCTTAGTTGTGGAGAAGATATCTGTGGATGCAGTTAAGCACAAGTTTTTGGCATTGAAAATTGATCATGCCAAAGGAGTAGTTCTATTTGGAGATAAG GGTCTTGATTCAGATGTCCTGAGAGATCACCTTGCTGTTCTtgctgaaaatttaaatagaGTGAGGGCAATGATTGATCCTCCTAGAAAGAAGGGGTCAAAACTTGGTGATATCTTGCCAAGCCTTGCGGAGACTGTTGACAGAGAGCACAAGAGACTCCTTGCCAGGAAGTCTATTATTGAGAAACGCAAGGAAGAGCATGAACGCCAGCTTTTGGAAATG GAACGCGAGGAGGAGTCTAGGAGGTTGAAAATGCAAAAGATAACTGAAGAGGCGGAACAAAAGAGACTTGCATCTGAATATGAGCAAAGGAAGAACCAAAGGATTCTTAGGGAGATAGAAGAAAGAGAACTCCAAGAAGCACAAGCTCTACTTCAGGAAGCTGttaaagggaaaagaaaggggaagaaaCCAATTCTGGAAGGA GAGAAAGTGACGAAACAATCAGTGATGGAGCTTGCTAGGACTGAGCAACTGAGAGAGCGTCAGGAGATGGAGAAGAAGTTGCAAAAACTGGTTAAGACAATGGATTACCTTGAGAGAGCGAAGAGAGAGGAGTCCACTCCTTTAATTGAGGCTGCTTTCAAAGAGCACTTGGTGAAGGAGCAGGAGCTTCATGAACGTGAGCAGCAG CAAGAAATTGAGCTCAGCAGACAGCGCCATGATGGGGACCTTAAGGAAAAGAACAGGCTGGCCCGCATGGCTGAGAACAAG GTGATATTCCAGGAAAGAGTCATGAAGCGTAGGCAGGTAGATTATGACAGATTGAGAGCTCAGAGAGAGGAGCAAATCAGGCAAGAGCTCCAAGCTCGTAAACAGGAGAGGGAAATCCTGAGAAAGCGCAAGTTCTTCTTGATCGAAGAGCAGAAGAGGCGTGAAAGGGAGGCACGGGAAGCCGAAGCTCGCAGGATTGAAG AGGAAGAGAGGCGGAAGAAGGAAGAGGCCGAGAGAAAGGCCAAATTGGATGAGATTGCTGAGAAACAAAGGCAGAGAGAAAGGGAGCTCGAGGAAAAGGCAAGGCTAGAGAAAGAGGCTGTTTTGGGAAGGACAGCTGAACCCACTAGGCCCTTCGAGCCACCTGTCGGGGCCCGTCCTGTTGAGCctcctgctgctgctgctgctgctgctccaGCCCCGGGCAAGTACGTGCCCAAGTTCCGGCGGGGCAGTGGGGAGAGTACAGCCCCACCGCCAGAGCCTGACCGCTGGGGCGGTGGCAGGCAGGATGACCGCGCTCCCCCGGATGGTGACAGGTGGCGCAGTGGCGATGACCACAGAACATCCTTTGGGGGCAGCTCCTCGAGGTCCAGCTGGTCGTCTTCGAGGATCCCACCACGTGGGGAGCGCTGA